The following are encoded together in the Bacillus sp. V2I10 genome:
- the yhaM gene encoding 3'-5' exoribonuclease YhaM, with amino-acid sequence MTKGINHYEVGEQADVFLLVKSSTKGIASNGKPFLTLILQDQSGEIEAKLWDAGPDDEVSYSSQSIVKIYGDIHHYRGRNQLKIRNIRTASNTDNVKISDFLETAPVGQEEMMEKVTQYIFEMKNPNIQRVTRYLMKKHQSEFLEYPAATKNHHEFVSGLAYHVVSMLDLAKSIAALYPSLDTDLLYAGVILHDLGKVTELSGPIGTTYTVEGNLIGHISIMVNEIAKAAEHLGIEGEEIVILQHLVLSHHGKAEWGSPKPPLIKEAEILHYIDNLDAKMNMLDRALERVKPGEYTERVFALDNRSFYKPTFHN; translated from the coding sequence ATGACAAAAGGAATTAATCATTACGAGGTAGGCGAGCAAGCGGATGTTTTTCTGCTCGTTAAATCATCGACTAAAGGAATAGCCAGTAACGGAAAACCATTTTTAACATTGATTCTCCAAGATCAATCCGGGGAGATTGAAGCAAAGCTATGGGATGCCGGACCAGATGATGAGGTGTCCTACAGTTCACAAAGCATTGTAAAGATATATGGCGATATTCATCACTACCGTGGACGAAATCAGTTAAAGATCCGCAATATCCGAACTGCCTCAAACACGGATAACGTAAAAATATCTGATTTTCTTGAAACGGCTCCGGTTGGACAAGAAGAAATGATGGAAAAAGTAACACAATATATTTTCGAAATGAAAAACCCTAACATACAGCGTGTGACAAGATATCTCATGAAAAAGCATCAAAGTGAATTCCTTGAATATCCGGCTGCTACAAAAAATCATCACGAATTTGTATCTGGATTAGCTTATCATGTTGTTTCAATGCTTGATTTAGCAAAGTCCATTGCAGCTTTATATCCAAGTCTTGATACAGATTTGCTTTATGCAGGAGTCATTCTGCATGATCTTGGGAAAGTAACTGAGCTCTCAGGTCCTATTGGCACAACTTATACAGTCGAAGGAAACCTGATCGGCCATATTTCCATCATGGTAAATGAAATTGCCAAAGCAGCAGAACATTTAGGCATTGAGGGAGAAGAAATTGTGATCCTTCAGCACCTTGTCCTCAGTCATCATGGCAAAGCAGAGTGGGGTAGCCCTAAACCGCCGCTGATCAAAGAAGCCGAAATTCTTCATTATATTGATAATCTCGATGCGAAAATGAACATGCTTGACCGTGCATTAGAGCGGGTGAAGCCCGGCGAGTATACGGAACGTGTTTTTGCACTTGATAATCGGTCGTTTTACAAACCAACGTTTCATAACTAA
- a CDS encoding MFS transporter — translation MQQNKHEKKPLGKPLFLLSFNLFIIMVGIGLVIPILPFYVEKFGADAATLGFLVAVFALMQFFFAPIWGRLSDKIGRKPLITLGLFGFALAEFIFAFATDLWMLFLSRIIAGIFGAAIMPSAMAYVSDVTTPENRGQGMGYLGAAMGLGIVVGPGIGGWLSEFSLSFPFLFAGIAASLAGIVSIFVLPESLSKEAMQKTTAENEKRENQFILIKKALQSPVGFLLILVFMMSFALTIFQAIFGFYALERFGYGPQEVGLIILITGIVGTITQGAAVGRLVAKFGDERVVTSALLLSAFGFVIMTFANSFATVLLTTSVFFLGNSILRPSLNTFISKLAGSKQGMVMGLNNSFMSLGNVAGPILAGYVFEYQINLPYYIGAGVMLAALISTKVWISRREQADVSA, via the coding sequence ATGCAGCAAAATAAACATGAGAAAAAGCCGCTTGGCAAACCTCTTTTTTTACTGAGCTTTAACTTATTTATTATTATGGTGGGCATAGGCTTAGTCATCCCGATTCTGCCATTTTATGTTGAAAAATTCGGAGCAGATGCAGCAACACTTGGATTTCTGGTTGCTGTATTTGCACTCATGCAGTTTTTTTTCGCTCCGATATGGGGGCGGTTATCTGACAAAATTGGCCGAAAACCGTTGATAACGCTTGGTTTGTTTGGATTCGCATTAGCTGAATTTATTTTCGCTTTTGCAACGGATTTATGGATGCTGTTTTTATCAAGGATAATTGCAGGTATATTCGGTGCGGCGATTATGCCGAGTGCAATGGCATACGTTTCTGATGTAACAACACCTGAAAATCGCGGGCAGGGAATGGGGTATTTAGGCGCCGCAATGGGTCTTGGTATTGTAGTTGGCCCGGGGATCGGCGGCTGGCTTTCTGAATTCAGTCTTTCTTTTCCGTTTCTTTTTGCGGGAATAGCGGCATCACTGGCAGGAATTGTATCTATCTTCGTTTTGCCTGAATCTCTTTCAAAAGAAGCGATGCAAAAGACCACTGCTGAAAATGAAAAACGAGAAAATCAATTTATTCTAATCAAAAAAGCTCTTCAAAGCCCTGTAGGTTTTTTACTGATCCTTGTCTTTATGATGAGTTTCGCATTAACGATTTTTCAGGCAATCTTTGGCTTCTACGCATTAGAGCGCTTCGGTTATGGACCGCAGGAAGTCGGTCTGATTATCCTTATAACAGGGATTGTTGGAACCATCACACAAGGAGCAGCAGTTGGAAGGCTTGTGGCTAAATTCGGCGATGAACGGGTTGTCACCTCTGCTCTTTTGTTGAGTGCATTTGGATTTGTGATTATGACATTTGCTAACTCCTTCGCCACGGTCTTATTGACAACCTCTGTCTTCTTTTTAGGGAATTCTATTTTGAGACCTTCTTTAAATACGTTTATCTCAAAATTAGCAGGAAGCAAGCAAGGTATGGTGATGGGGCTTAATAATTCTTTTATGAGTCTTGGGAATGTCGCGGGCCCTATTTTAGCGGGCTACGTATTTGAGTATCAAATCAATCTTCCTTATTATATTGGTGCTGGGGTCATGCTTGCCGCACTTATTTCAACTAAGGTTTGGATTTCAAGAAGAGAGCAAGCTGATGTCTCAGCCTAG